From Zingiber officinale cultivar Zhangliang chromosome 5B, Zo_v1.1, whole genome shotgun sequence, the proteins below share one genomic window:
- the LOC121985864 gene encoding uncharacterized protein LOC121985864 yields MASLVPGVLIKLLQHTNRDAKVAGEHRSSLLQVVSIVPALSGTDFFTSKGFYLKVSDSTHATYVSLPDEQNELISSDKIQLGQFILVDRIKAGSPVPILKGVRLLRGRHPCIGNPEDLIATSSLGFLDPEKPKPTTESKCNRKASSDNEKSKLGNYRTSVKTQEAQKKRASLSRLEASLPKQLASCQSEKKDAFTVRSKPMNSSPPFCSLPTSFKKFSDEIKNQARAKGEQKSSSRFGLLEKATSVLKVNTAGRKPSAGNFLRNLVPTIGLGSKALRKSWAGNMEPKRRDSSTSKTTNFDRITETRRASVPLQKLSTNRKLATKEDIKIQCPTKRSTTNTRADDSDKSSKKDTSKTKKPSETANTINLSNLVKVVPASKRWSDGTVSWASLPSSLSELGKVLLKYRDAAKLAAVEALQEASVAESLIQCLSMYAELNTSARGDIPHQAVEQFLRLHASLCSAASIADGLTNRRSQAMAVTSPDQPTVGDLILDEATKAFAENRRRATSWVAASLSTELSDFTLYSHKTPTTASPVAVVLERPLKTAPVPPLKASLPSKWRLSSDYASVRRGKVRAAVAALPSQPLEWERGGGLVVEVEIARKLREEARGWFLGFVERVLDADATALEPSRRNQVTAMLPQMKKVNDWLEACGSRRQKMAAEPERQRINNDEEVEETIERLRKKIYKYLLAHVESASAALGGGSKVAAAKPWQASKEWRR; encoded by the exons ATGGCCTCACTGGTCCCGGGTGTACTCATCAAGCTGCTCCAGCACACGAATAGGGATGCCAAGGTTGCCGGCGAACATCGGTCTTCGCTCCTTCAGGTTGTGAGTATTGTTCCTGCTCTTTCCGGAACAGATTTCTTTACCAGCAAAGGCTTCTACCTCAAGGTCTCTGATTCTACCCACGCAACATATGTTTCCCTGCCTGATGAGCAAAATGAACTCATCTCGAGCGATAAGATCCAACTAGGCCAATTCATTCTTGTTGATCGCATCAAGGCAGGCTCCCCTGTGCCCATTCTTAAGGGGGTGAGACTGCTCCGGGGCCGTCACCCTTGTATCGGAAACCCTGAGGATCTCATTGCCACCAGTTCACTTGGTTTCCTTGATCCAGAGAAACCAAAGCCAACCACTGAATCAAAGTGTAATCGTAAAGCATCTTCAGATAATGAAAAGAGCAAGTTAGGAAACTATAGGACATCTGTTAAAACACAAGAAGCACAAAAGAAAAGGGCTTCCCTCAGTAGGTTGGAGGCATCACTCCCTAAACAACTGGCTAGTTGTCAATCGGAGAAGAAGGATGCTTTCACTGTGAGGTCAAAACCAATGAACTCAAGTCCACCTTTTTGCTCTTTGCCTACATCATTTAAAAAgttctccgatgaaattaagaaTCAAGCACGAGCAAAAGGAGAACAAAAATCATCATCAAGGTTTGGTCTCTTGGAAAAGGCAACCTCTGTCTTGAAAGTGAACACAGCTGGTAGGAAACCTTCTGCTGGGAACTTCTTAAGAAATTTGGTGCCAACCATTGGGCTAGGATCCAAAGCACTACGAAAGAGTTGGGCAGGGAATATGGAGCCAAAGAGAAGGGATAGTTCTACCTCGAAGACAACAAATTTTGATAGAATAACTGAAACTAGACGTGCTTCT GTTCCTCTACAGAAGTTATCAACAAATAGGAAACTGGCAACTAAGGAGGACATTAAGATCCAATGCCCTACAAAGAGGAGCACTACAAATACTAGAGCAGATGATTCAGATAAATCATCTAAAAAGGACACTTCTAAGACAAAGAAACCTTCAGAAACCGCAAACACTATAAATCTCTCTAACTTAGTCAAAGTTGTTCCTGCTAGTAAAAGATGGTCAGATGGCACTGTTTCATGGGCATCTCTTCCATCATCTCTATcagaactaggaaag GTGCTCTTGAAGTATAGAGATGCTGCTAAACTAGCTGCCGTTGAGGCCTTACAAGAAGCTTCTGTTGCAGAGAGTTTGATCCAGTGCTTAAG TATGTATGCAGAGCTCAATACCTCTGCAAGGGGAGACATCCCACATCAGGCGGTGGAGCAGTTCCTCCGCCTTCACGCCTCCCTCTGTAGTGCCGCAAGCATCGCTGATGGCCTCACCAACAGAAGATCCCAAGCAATGGCGGTAACATCGCCGGATCAGCCCACGGTCGGTGACTTGATCCTGGACGAAGCAACAAAGGCCTTCGCCGAGAATCGCCGCCGCGCCACCTCCTGGGTCGCTGCATCTCTCTCGACCGAACTCTCTGATTTCACCCTCTACAGCCACAAGACCCCGACCACCGCCTCACCGGTAGCAGTGGTCCTCGAGCGTCCGTTGAAGACCGCCCCGGTGCCTCCCTTGAAAGCATCCCTTCCGTCGAAATGGCGCCTGTCTTCGGACTATGCTTCTGTTCGCAGGGGAAAGGTCCGCGCCGCTGTGGCGGCGCTGCCTTCGCAGCCTCTGGAGTGGGAGCGCGGGGGAGGGCTCGTGGTGGAAGTGGAGATTGCGCGCAAACTTAGGGAGGAGGCGCGGGGGTGGTTCTTAGGGTTCGTAGAGCGGGTACTCGACGCTGATGCGACCGCGCTGGAGCCTTCGAGAAGAAACCAGGTGACCGCGATGCTCCCGCAGATGAAGAAGGTGAACGATTGGCTGGAGGCCTGCGGGAGCCGAAGGCAGAAAATGGCAGCGGAACCAGAAAGGCAAAGAATAAACAATGACGAAGAGGTAGAAGAAACGATCGAGCGGCTGAGGAAGAAGATCTACAAATACCTCCTTGCCCACGTCGAGTCCGCCTCCGCCGCTCTCGGTGGCGGAAGCAAGGTCGCGGCAGCGAAGCCGTGGCAGGCTAGCAAAGAATGGAGGCGATGA
- the LOC121985861 gene encoding protein FAR1-RELATED SEQUENCE 6-like isoform X1: protein METDTVIEGEIIQAKELVVEDDIVEGNNDKVELDGQLPLVAGGDDGIPHVGMVFSSYGEAVTFYKRYAMRTGFGVTIKKSSFTTYGLCRRLVLVCSKEGKAQTKACYHQSRPSTKTNCEAVFIAKLWGDGLLHVVEAKLEHNHELNPSEAHLYRCYKNMSSGATKDLAVRAAGREHLPYVGMEFLNSIDDGQMKLVEGDKDAISQFFARMQIKYPNFFYMMDLDMEGQLRNVFWADSRSRSAYHCFGDVIYFDSTYLKDEYKIPLVLFIGSNNHGQQVLLGSGLLADETPRNYLWLFKAWLTCMLEHPPNAIITDQSKTIQNVIAKILPDVRHRICLFHISRSIPEKLREHTEWKTIHKAMTDVIYSSLKVDEFEEGWRNLTKTYGLEANEWLNSLYENRKLWAPVYMKDMFWAGLSTTLDEKGVSPFFEGFIYPETSLQQFLENYDMFLRTKYELEAKADFDSFHKSHITVSDSPMEQQLSEIYTLSMFETFQNELKATLYCQVSLVKVDGSITTFEVRECSYTGSVERDHDKYYEVLYHVDEFQVQCICGFFQSTGILCRHALSVLNLQQVYEVPPQYILSRWRKDFKLLNALERSSKDFYGNRSVEQYDSLSLCCLQLVEAGMVSDEKYQLALKLIKEVERSLLDDNIFQDLHSRLVSSVTRLTGSDENHAASQAGIIDGDKSSNSVSAKRRGRPPKKRKEYEVELVNDSNGKKDPLRTSTEGHQSNLFQSSSTAAQFSTHDRAHGMIDIMEEVSQNDLGFGAHYGLQTNRQHPLGNQLQSGPTLQVPTIDNHFGQQNLGDPSRMHWHIQQMLQENQTPFGRRTG from the exons ATGGAAACTGATACGGTCATTGAAGGAGAAATCATTCAGGCCAAAGAACTTGTTGTTGAGGATGATATTGTTGAGGGGAATAATGATAAGGTTGAACTTGATGGTCAATTACCGTTAGTGGCTGGAGGAGATGATGGCATACCTCATGTTGGGATGGTGTTCAGCTCCTACGGGGAAGCTGTCACTTTCTATAAACGATATGCAATGCGGACAGGATTTGGTGTTACTATAAAAAAGTCATCTTTTACAACTTATGGACTTTGCCGACGGCTTGTACTTGTGTGCAGCAAAGAGGGCAAGGCACAAACGAAAGCATGCTACCACCAATCTAGGCCATCAACGAAGACAAATTGTGAAGCTGTGTTTATAGCCAAGTTATGGGGCGATGGCTTGTTGCATGTAGTTGAAGCTAAACTTGAACACAACCATGAACTTAATCCGTCAGAGGCTCACCTCTATAGATGCTATAAGAATATGTCCAGTGGAGCAACTAAAGATCTTGCTGTCCGAGCGGCAGGACGTGAGCACTTACCATACGTTGGCATGGAATTTTTAAATTCTATCGATGATGGGCAAATGAAGCTTGTGGAAGGTGACAAGGATGCCATCTCTCAGTTTTTTGCACGAATGCAGATCAAATATCCAAATTTCTTTTACATGATGGATCTTGACATGGAAGGTCAATTAAGGAATGTGTTTTGGGCTGATTCTAGGTCAAGATCAGCATATCATTGTTTTGGTGATGTTATTTACTTTGATTCAACATATTTAAAAGACGAATACAAGATTCCTCTTGTTCTATTTATTGGATCAAACAATCACGGTCAACAGGTGTTATTAGGCTCTGGTTTGCTTGCAGATGAAACACCTAGAAACTACTTGTGGTTATTTAAGGCCTGGCTGACATGTATGTTGGAGCACCCTCCAAATGCTATCATCACTGATCAATCTAAAACTATTCAAAATGTGATTGCTAAAATATTACCAGATGTCCGCCATCGCATTTGTCTCTTTCATATAAGTAGAAGTATTCCTGAGAAGTTAAGGGAACACACAGAATGGAAGACAATTCATAAGGCCATGACCGATGTAATATACAGTTCGTTAAAAGTTGACGAGTTTGAAGAAGGCTGGAGAAACCTGACTAAAACATATGGACTTGAGGCTAATGAATGGTTGAACTCCTTATATGAAAATCGGAAACTATGGGCACCTGTTTATATGAAGGATATGTTTTGGGCGGGGTTGTCCACTACACTCGATGAAAAGGGTGTAAGTCCTTTTTTTGAAGGGTTCATTTATCCTGAAACTTCTTTGCAGCAATTTTTAGAAAACTATGACATGTTTCTGCGAACGAAATATGAGTTGGAAGCAAAAGCAGATTTTGATTCATTCCACAAGAGTCACATTACAGTATCAGATTCTCCTATGGAACAACAGCTTTCTGAAATATATACACTTAGCATGTTTGAAACTTTTCAGAATGAATTAAAGGCAACTCTTTATTGTCAGGTTTCACTTGTAAAGGTAGATGGCTCTATAACTACATTTGAAGTACGGGAATGCTCCTACACTGGAAGTGTCGAAAGAGACCATGACAAGTATTATGAGGTGCTGTATCATGTTGATGAATTTCAGGTGCAATGTATATGCGGCTTCTTCCAGTCCACAGGGATCTTATGCAGACATGCATTGTCAGTTCTAAATCTGCAACAAGTGTACGAGGTTCCACCTCAATACATCCTTAGTCGTTGGAGAAAGGATTTCAAACTTTTGAATGCTTTGGAGCGTTCCTCAAAAGATTTTTATGGCAATAGATCAGTTGAGCAGTATGATTCTCTCTCTTTGTGTTGCCTTCAACTTGTTGAAGCTGGTATGGTGTCCGATGAGAAGTACCAACTTGCTTTGAAGTTAATTAAAGAAGTGGAAAGATCTCTGTTAGATGATAACATATTTCAGGATTTGCACAGTAGGCTTGTGTCTTCTGTTACTAGGTTGACTGGAAGTGATGAGAATCATGCAGCATCACAGGCTGGCATCATTGATGGTGACAAATCTTCTAATTCTGTTTCTGCTAAGCGAAGAGGACGCCCTCCCaagaaaaggaaggaatatgaggtGGAACTAGTTAATGACTCAAATGGCAAAAAG GACCCTTTGAGAACATCAACTGAGGGGCACCAGAGCAATTTGTTTCAATCTTCATCAACAGCTGCCCAATTCAGCACTCATGATAGGGCACATGGAATGATTGATATAATG GAAGAAGTTAGCCAAAATGACTTGGGATTTGGTGCCCATTATGGACTACAAACAAACCGTCAGCATCCTCTTGGCAATCAGCTGCAGTCTGGTCCTACATTGCAGGTTCCTACCATAGAT AATCATTTTGGACAGCAAAATCTTGGAGATCCATCGAGAATGCATTGGCATATCCAACAAATGTTGCAG GAAAACCAAACACCATTTGGTAGGAGGACCGGGTAG
- the LOC121985861 gene encoding protein FAR1-RELATED SEQUENCE 6-like isoform X2 yields the protein METDTVIEGEIIQAKELVVEDDIVEGNNDKVELDGQLPLVAGGDDGIPHVGMVFSSYGEAVTFYKRYAMRTGFGVTIKKSSFTTYGLCRRLVLVCSKEGKAQTKACYHQSRPSTKTNCEAVFIAKLWGDGLLHVVEAKLEHNHELNPSEAHLYRCYKNMSSGATKDLAVRAAGREHLPYVGMEFLNSIDDGQMKLVEGDKDAISQFFARMQIKYPNFFYMMDLDMEGQLRNVFWADSRSRSAYHCFGDVIYFDSTYLKDEYKIPLVLFIGSNNHGQQVLLGSGLLADETPRNYLWLFKAWLTCMLEHPPNAIITDQSKTIQNVIAKILPDVRHRICLFHISRSIPEKLREHTEWKTIHKAMTDVIYSSLKVDEFEEGWRNLTKTYGLEANEWLNSLYENRKLWAPVYMKDMFWAGLSTTLDEKGVSPFFEGFIYPETSLQQFLENYDMFLRTKYELEAKADFDSFHKSHITVSDSPMEQQLSEIYTLSMFETFQNELKATLYCQVSLVKVDGSITTFEVRECSYTGSVERDHDKYYEVLYHVDEFQVQCICGFFQSTGILCRHALSVLNLQQVYEVPPQYILSRWRKDFKLLNALERSSKDFYGNRSVEQYDSLSLCCLQLVEAGMVSDEKYQLALKLIKEVERSLLDDNIFQDLHSRLVSSVTRLTGSDENHAASQAGIIDGDKSSNSVSAKRRGRPPKKRKEYEVELVNDSNGKKDPLRTSTEGHQSNLFQSSSTAAQFSTHDRAHGMIDIMEEVSQNDLGFGAHYGLQTNRQHPLGNQLQSGPTLQNHFGQQNLGDPSRMHWHIQQMLQENQTPFGRRTG from the exons ATGGAAACTGATACGGTCATTGAAGGAGAAATCATTCAGGCCAAAGAACTTGTTGTTGAGGATGATATTGTTGAGGGGAATAATGATAAGGTTGAACTTGATGGTCAATTACCGTTAGTGGCTGGAGGAGATGATGGCATACCTCATGTTGGGATGGTGTTCAGCTCCTACGGGGAAGCTGTCACTTTCTATAAACGATATGCAATGCGGACAGGATTTGGTGTTACTATAAAAAAGTCATCTTTTACAACTTATGGACTTTGCCGACGGCTTGTACTTGTGTGCAGCAAAGAGGGCAAGGCACAAACGAAAGCATGCTACCACCAATCTAGGCCATCAACGAAGACAAATTGTGAAGCTGTGTTTATAGCCAAGTTATGGGGCGATGGCTTGTTGCATGTAGTTGAAGCTAAACTTGAACACAACCATGAACTTAATCCGTCAGAGGCTCACCTCTATAGATGCTATAAGAATATGTCCAGTGGAGCAACTAAAGATCTTGCTGTCCGAGCGGCAGGACGTGAGCACTTACCATACGTTGGCATGGAATTTTTAAATTCTATCGATGATGGGCAAATGAAGCTTGTGGAAGGTGACAAGGATGCCATCTCTCAGTTTTTTGCACGAATGCAGATCAAATATCCAAATTTCTTTTACATGATGGATCTTGACATGGAAGGTCAATTAAGGAATGTGTTTTGGGCTGATTCTAGGTCAAGATCAGCATATCATTGTTTTGGTGATGTTATTTACTTTGATTCAACATATTTAAAAGACGAATACAAGATTCCTCTTGTTCTATTTATTGGATCAAACAATCACGGTCAACAGGTGTTATTAGGCTCTGGTTTGCTTGCAGATGAAACACCTAGAAACTACTTGTGGTTATTTAAGGCCTGGCTGACATGTATGTTGGAGCACCCTCCAAATGCTATCATCACTGATCAATCTAAAACTATTCAAAATGTGATTGCTAAAATATTACCAGATGTCCGCCATCGCATTTGTCTCTTTCATATAAGTAGAAGTATTCCTGAGAAGTTAAGGGAACACACAGAATGGAAGACAATTCATAAGGCCATGACCGATGTAATATACAGTTCGTTAAAAGTTGACGAGTTTGAAGAAGGCTGGAGAAACCTGACTAAAACATATGGACTTGAGGCTAATGAATGGTTGAACTCCTTATATGAAAATCGGAAACTATGGGCACCTGTTTATATGAAGGATATGTTTTGGGCGGGGTTGTCCACTACACTCGATGAAAAGGGTGTAAGTCCTTTTTTTGAAGGGTTCATTTATCCTGAAACTTCTTTGCAGCAATTTTTAGAAAACTATGACATGTTTCTGCGAACGAAATATGAGTTGGAAGCAAAAGCAGATTTTGATTCATTCCACAAGAGTCACATTACAGTATCAGATTCTCCTATGGAACAACAGCTTTCTGAAATATATACACTTAGCATGTTTGAAACTTTTCAGAATGAATTAAAGGCAACTCTTTATTGTCAGGTTTCACTTGTAAAGGTAGATGGCTCTATAACTACATTTGAAGTACGGGAATGCTCCTACACTGGAAGTGTCGAAAGAGACCATGACAAGTATTATGAGGTGCTGTATCATGTTGATGAATTTCAGGTGCAATGTATATGCGGCTTCTTCCAGTCCACAGGGATCTTATGCAGACATGCATTGTCAGTTCTAAATCTGCAACAAGTGTACGAGGTTCCACCTCAATACATCCTTAGTCGTTGGAGAAAGGATTTCAAACTTTTGAATGCTTTGGAGCGTTCCTCAAAAGATTTTTATGGCAATAGATCAGTTGAGCAGTATGATTCTCTCTCTTTGTGTTGCCTTCAACTTGTTGAAGCTGGTATGGTGTCCGATGAGAAGTACCAACTTGCTTTGAAGTTAATTAAAGAAGTGGAAAGATCTCTGTTAGATGATAACATATTTCAGGATTTGCACAGTAGGCTTGTGTCTTCTGTTACTAGGTTGACTGGAAGTGATGAGAATCATGCAGCATCACAGGCTGGCATCATTGATGGTGACAAATCTTCTAATTCTGTTTCTGCTAAGCGAAGAGGACGCCCTCCCaagaaaaggaaggaatatgaggtGGAACTAGTTAATGACTCAAATGGCAAAAAG GACCCTTTGAGAACATCAACTGAGGGGCACCAGAGCAATTTGTTTCAATCTTCATCAACAGCTGCCCAATTCAGCACTCATGATAGGGCACATGGAATGATTGATATAATG GAAGAAGTTAGCCAAAATGACTTGGGATTTGGTGCCCATTATGGACTACAAACAAACCGTCAGCATCCTCTTGGCAATCAGCTGCAGTCTGGTCCTACATTGCAG AATCATTTTGGACAGCAAAATCTTGGAGATCCATCGAGAATGCATTGGCATATCCAACAAATGTTGCAG GAAAACCAAACACCATTTGGTAGGAGGACCGGGTAG
- the LOC121987031 gene encoding protein STICHEL-like, whose protein sequence is MGLVLGDHFAIGLLQFLLISLVASEDFSMNSQSLFVVFQMVGNSSGPSKLHLKKKLIRYGKAPMLQEPQLFPSSTSFSNFKSTPSAACQIRDKEAEAKSTEVNKKRRKKVYLYDHGNHSSNYEVDDSLKSVSESLGYSSSNHARRTRSEKSLDDFMSVHDGRETTSQEMLQSRRLRRMCTSAVSRARSFCDSKSEELEHQTQISRHKPRSRRHGDTIGSLRESSAFFDGFGEIGQHHRRCRSSRNKDNRRGDCSSPSLCSITRSGSKIRHHSKKSKKNSSLSQRYQIKPLLEDSSDGACSSTHQIEDDLSRSIQELELEAFSQLRPTKRSALERSSYHTAQEDRELILHGGSGREILESRSLCEKYRPRSFDEILGQPFVIESLKNAISKGSSPAYVFQGPSGTGKTTVAMVFAAALNCQSIKDKQPCGLCNPCTDTLCNRNGPIIELGTNTRKGMNRLRYILKHAPAATSIRQFVVVVDGCHILSSEVWSELCRVVEDPPPHVAFIFTVTHQANLPHSITSRCNKYRFLKISEADIVSRLRILCAKENIDIEDEALEVIARCSCGSLLEAEMMLDQSTLLGKRITPTTVKNLVGFVSDETALGLLEAALSSDTIETVRKSRELMDFGIDPVALMSQLAGFLTDIIAGTHKLATQQGTEAPYGKNILTEVKLDRLLQALQILSDAEKQLSLSSEPSTWFTAALIKLSSHNTEPNTPSSCSRISNEKLNDASNKLKHASKNITSSISKVKSGSYSTQGSHLIGSITKMKTDSSVSSMESHGTSEEDHHSNEYTNRKVLEYASSEKLEMIWRDCIEKCYIKELKQLLAFHLKLVEIKESESALIACLVATDNKAKHQAERFLSSITNLITTTLKQSVEVMINIMPRKSSQYNEATSFINKMGRLNLNMNQLEHSQVDEERSQDLTLLIQTLGRNNWGDNKTFLHEQRLDNAWKEEAKKGETEFRTHNLWYSDSRNAGQNGVARIIAGSTNQCAFNTDTNKLNPQSSQHVYKREHNHMSKRHHPTLSPSLLHIDNLMADLANKKQGHEDAAEYDGFCCWKTSQPKNREMREERGASPNMAGILPCFGKCWARKNKDDRYRI, encoded by the exons ATGGGCCTTGTTTTGGGGGACCATTTTGCAATC GGTTTGCTCCAGTTTCTGTTGATTTCTCTTGTTGCATCAGAAGATTTTTCAAT GAATTCTCAGTCATTATTCGTCGTCTTCCAGATGGTAGGGAATTCTTCTGGTCCAAGCAAACTTCACTTGAAGAAGAAGCTTATTCGATATGGAAAGGCTCCAATGCTACAAGAACCTCAGCTTTTCCCATCTTCAACCTCCTTTTCCAATTTTAAGTCAACTCCTTCTGCTGCTTGTCAGATTCGTGATAAGGAAGCCGAGGCAAAGTCGACAGAAGTaaacaaaaaaagaagaaaaaaggttTATCTATACGATCATGGCAATCATTCTAGCAACTATGAGGTCGATGATAGCCTTAAATCAGTATCAGAGAGTTTGGGATACAGTTCGAGCAATCATGCCAGAAGAACCAGAAGTGAGAAAAGCCTTGATGATTTCATGTCTGTTCATGATGGCAGAGAGACAACAAGTCAGGAGATGTTACAAAGTCGAAGACTGAGGAGGATGTGCACAAGTGCTGTCTCGAGAGCTCGATCCTTCTGTGACTCCAAGTCAGAGGAGTTGGAACATCAAACACAGATTAGCAGGCATAAGCCAAGAAGCAGGAGGCATGGTGATACCATTGGTTCTCTTCGCGAATCTTCTGCATTTTTTGATGGATTTGGTGAAATTGGACAGCATCATCGACGCTGTAGGTCTAGCAGAAACAAGGATAATCGTCGTGGAGATTGTTCCTCTCCTTCTTTATGCAGCATAACAAGGAGTGGAAGTAAGATCAGGCATCACAGCAAAAAGAGTAAAAAGAATTCATCGCTCTCGCAGCGCTACCAAATCAAGCCACTGCTAGAAGATAGCTCTGATGGAGCTTGTTCATCAACACATCAGATAGAGGATGATCTATCGAGAAGCATACAGGAACTTGAATTGGAGGCATTCAGTCAATTGCGCCCAACTAAACGATCGGCTTTAGAACGGTCATCGTACCACACAGCTCAAGAAGACAGGGAATTGATCCTTCATGGAGGATCTGGCAGAGAGATTCTGGAGAGCCGAAGTCTATGCGAGAAGTACAGACCAAGGTCTTTCGATGAAATACTCGGCCAGCCATTTGTGATTGAATCACTTAAAAATGCTATTTCAAAGGGATCATCCCCTGCATATGTGTTTCAGGGCCCTTCTGGGACAGGGAAAACCACTGTTGCAATGGTTTTTGCAGCAGCTCTTAATTGTCAGTCGATCAAAGATAAGCAACCCTGTGGATTATGCAACCCTTGCACCGATACATTGTGCAACAGGAACGGGCCAATTATAGAGCTCGGCACCAACACTAGAAAGGGAATGAACAGGTTGAGATACATACTGAAACATGCACCTGCAGCCACCTCAATCAGGCAATTTGTAGTTGTTGTTGATGGATGCCACATCTTGTCATCGGAAGTTTGGTCGGAGCTTTGCAGAGTCGTCGAAGATCCTCCTCCTCATGTTGCTTTCATCTTCACTGTAACCCATCAAGCTAACCTGCCACATTCTATCACGTCGCGTTGCAACAAGTACAGATTCTTAAAGATATCTGAGGCAGATATTGTTAGTAGATTGAGAATACTGTGTGCAAAAGAAAACATTGACATCGAAGATGAAGCTCTGGAAGTAATAGCCCGCTGTTCATGTGGATCTCTTCTCGAAGCAGAAATGATGTTAGACCAGTCGACTTTGCTCGGAAAGAGGATCACTCCTACAACTGTCAAGAATCTT GTGGGTTTTGTCAGCGATGAGACAGCACTTGGTCTTCTTGAGGCAGCCTTGTCATCAGACACTATCGAGACAGTGAGAAAGTCTAGAGAACTTATGGACTTTGGCATTGATCCAGTGGCTCTAATGTCTCAGTTAGCAGGGTTTCTTACTGACATCATCGCAGGAACTCACAAGCTTGCCACTCAACAAGGCACTGAGGCACCTTATGGCAAAAATATTT TGACTGAAGTGAAGCTTGATAGATTGCTACAAGCACTGCAGATTCTATCTGATGCAGAAAAGCAGCTAAGCCTTTCAAGCGAACCGTCGACATGGTTTACTGCAGCTCTAATAAAGCTCAGTAGCCACAACACGGAACCTAATACTCCGAGCAGTTGCTCCAGGATCAGCAATGAGAAACTGAATGATGCATCAAACAAGCTGAAACATGCTTCGAAGAACATCACATCCTCTATTTCTAAAGTTAAATCTGGATCCTATAGTACTCAAGGTTCTCATTTGATTGGCTCGATTACAAAGATGAAAACAGATAGTTCAGTATCAAGTATGGAATCACATGGAACCTCAGAAGAAGACCATCATTCAAATGAATACACAAACAGAAAGGTCCTTGAGTATGCAAGTTCAGAAAAACTGGAGATGATCTGGAGAGATTGCATTGAGAAATGTTATATCAAAGAGCTGAAGCAATTGCTAGCGTTTCATTTGAAATTGGTGGAAATCAAGGAATCTGAAA GTGCTTTGATTGCTTGTTTAGTGGCCACCGACAATAAAGCAAAACACCAAGCTGAGAGATTTTTAAGCAGCATCACAAACTTAATAACGACAACATTGAAGCAAAGTGTGGAGGTCATGATCAATATAATGCCTCGTAAATCAAGTCAGTACAATGAAGCAACCAGCTTTATTAACAAGATGGGCAGGTTAAATCTTAATATGAATCAACTGGAACATTCACAAGTGGATGAAGAAAGATCACAGGATCTAACATTGCTTATTCAGACTTTAGGAAGAAACAATTGGGGCGACAATAAGACATTTCTTCATGAACAAAGACTGGACAATGCATGGAAGGAAGAAGCCAAAAAAGGTGAAACTGAATTCAGAACCCACAATTTGTGGTATTCTGACTCAAGAAATGCTGGCCAAAATGGTGTTGCAAGGATAATTGCAGGATCAACAAACCAATGTGCATTTAACACTGATACCAACAAGTTAAATCCCCAAAGCAGCCAACATGTTTACAAGAGAGAGCACAACCACATGTCGAAGAGGCATCACCCTACTCTTTCTCCAAGCCTATTGCACATTGACAACCTCATGGCAGACTTGGCCAACAAAAAACA GGGGCATGAGGATGCAGCTGAGTACGATGGATTTTGCTGCTGGAAGACTAGCCAGCCAAAGAATAGAGAG ATGAGAGAAGAAAGAGGTGCAAGTCCAAACATGGCTGGGATCCTTCCATGCTTTGGCAAGTGCTGGGCAAGGAAGAACAAAGACGACAGATACAGGATATGa